TGCCAGATATTATAGCAAAAGTTACGAATGGCTTTTACATGGCAGTGGAGGAGAGAAAAGCGATGAACCTACAGCTAAGGTCGACCTGCTGATCAAAGATCTGGAGAGCACCTTAAAGAGCTTCACAGACTCGTTGGAAAAGCTGGAACAGGAATTAACGCAGATTAAGAACAGAAGAACTAAAACCGCATCATAAGCCCATAAAAAAAGGCCACAACAAATGTTGCGGCCTTTTTTATATTTTAATATTTTACTATTCTGCCGGAGCTGCTTCTTCAGTAGCTTCAGATTTAGTTTCTTCTGCTTTAACTACTTTCTTTGCAGGTGCTTTTTTAGCCGGTGCAGCTTCTTCTTTAGCAGGAGCAGCAGCTTTTGCAGCTTTAGCTACAGGTGCTTTTTTCTCTGCTACTTCTTCAGTAACTACCGGTAAAGGCAAGATAGAAACATATGATTTGTTATCTTGTTTCTTTTTGAAGATTACGGTACCATCAACCAAAGCGAATAAAGTATGGTCTTTACCAATACCTACTCCTTTATCTGGATGATGTTTAGTACCACGCTGACGTACAAGAATGTTTCCAGCGATAGCTATCTGACCACCAAAAATTTTAATACCTAAGCGTTTACTATGCGATTCACGTCCGTTTCTCGAACTACCGGCTCCTTTTTTGTGTGCCATCTTGTTTTATATTTTACAAATCACCTGATAATCCGGCAATTTTTTTGTTTAACAACTAATTATAAACTGATACCAGAAATCTGGATTTTAGTGAAGTACTGGCGGTGACCATTTTTCTTTTTGTAACCTTTTCTACGTTTCTTTTTGAAAACGATTACTTTATCACCTTTTAAATGA
This region of Pedobacter steynii genomic DNA includes:
- the rpmA gene encoding 50S ribosomal protein L27, with the protein product MAHKKGAGSSRNGRESHSKRLGIKIFGGQIAIAGNILVRQRGTKHHPDKGVGIGKDHTLFALVDGTVIFKKKQDNKSYVSILPLPVVTEEVAEKKAPVAKAAKAAAPAKEEAAPAKKAPAKKVVKAEETKSEATEEAAPAE
- a CDS encoding helix-turn-helix domain-containing protein; its protein translation is MQEILSKKDIGERIKDLRLDNGLSQSFIAEILHLSRSNYSQIELGNQYPSFHTLHSIARYYSKSYEWLLHGSGGEKSDEPTAKVDLLIKDLESTLKSFTDSLEKLEQELTQIKNRRTKTAS